One segment of Lepus europaeus isolate LE1 chromosome 16, mLepTim1.pri, whole genome shotgun sequence DNA contains the following:
- the LOC133775292 gene encoding L-threonine 3-dehydrogenase, mitochondrial: MPVVRMLRQALSQAVQSPRCGCRASMVPVRFLGVSPRQVPVDANFHSASFSETDHPRVLITGGLGQLGVGLANLLRKRFGKDNVILSDIRKPPDHVFHSGPFIYSDILDYKNLREIVVNNRITWVFHYSALLSAVGEANVPLARAVNITGLHNILDVAAEHNLRLFIPSTIGAFGPTSPRNPTPDLCIQRPRTIYGVSKVHAELMGEYYYYRYGLDFRCLRYPGIISADSQPGGGTTDYAVQIFHDATKSGKFECNLKASTRLPMMYIDDCLRATLEVMEAPAERLSMRTYNVNAMSFTPEELAQEVLKHVPEFQITYNVDPVRQAIADSWPMNFDDSNARKDWGWKHDFDLPELVTTMLNFHGSDTRVAQAN; encoded by the exons ATGCCAGTTGTTAGGATGCTGAGGCAAGCGCTGAGTCAGGCCGTGCAGAGTCCACGCTGTGGCTGCCGGGCCTCCATGGTGCCTGTCCGGTTTCTGGGCGTTTCCCCTCGGCAAGTGCCCGTGGATGCCAACTTccactctgcctctttctctgaaaCAGACCATCCACGAGTCTTGATTACAG GAGGTCTTGGCCAGCTGGGAGTTGGGCTTGCCAACCTTTTGAG GAAACGATTCGGGAAGGACAACGTGATTTTGTCTGACATAAGGAAACCCCCTGAtcatgtcttccacagtg GCCCGTTTATTTATTCCGATATCTTGGACTACAAGAACCTTCGGGAGATTGTGGTGAACAACCGCATCACCTGGGTCTTTCATTACAGTGCCTTGCTCAGCGCTGTGGGAGAGGCGAATGTGCCCTTGGCGAGGGCTGTGAATATAACTG GATTGCATAATATTCTGGATGTTGCAGCAGAACACAATCTGCGATTGTTCATTCCTAGCACGATCGGGGCTTTCGGGCCCACCTCTCCCCGGAACCCAACCCCTGACCTCTGTATTCAGAGACCCAGGACCATCTATGGGGTGTCCAAGGTCCACGCAGAACTCATGGGAGAG TATTATTATTACCGGTATGGGTTAGATTTCCGGTGCCTGAGATACCCCGGGATCATTTCAGCAGATTCCCAACCTGGAGGGGGCACAACTG ACTACGCTGTGCAGATTTTCCATGACGCCACAAAGAGCGGCAAATTTGAGTGCAACCTGAAAGCGAGCACGAGGCTGCCCATGATGTACATTGATGACTGCCTCCGGGCCACCCTGGAGGTCATGGAGGCGCCCGCCGAGCGGCTCTCCATGAGAACCTACAACGTCAATGCCATGAGCTTCACCCCCgaggagctggcccaggaggtCCTCAAGCACGTGCCGGAATTCCAGATCACATACAACGTGGATCCTGTGCGACAGGCCATAG CGGATAGTTGGCCAATGAACTTTGATGATAGCAACGCCCGGAAGGACTGGGGGTGGAAACACGATTTTGATCTTCCGGAGCTGGTGACTACGATGTTGAACTTCCATGGTTCCGACACCAGAGTTGCCCAAGCCAACTGA